A genome region from Plasmodium vinckei vinckei genome assembly, chromosome: PVVCY_07 includes the following:
- a CDS encoding repressor of RNA polymerase III transcription MAF1, putative translates to MINLDIENLNDINLILEKLEAHDRFIEATIELFEDAEQYDENYDENIDSVNIGSVNIGSENCVIKNKKPIQDIINNKEKKYILSNIINILNYVFPDYEFKYLNNSNYKSIKNLNNVIDNINYNLFYVVENIYRGFNKKVWEILKELMDFKSCDIYTYLNNTDKDPYIDKQSISSFNYFFFAKKTKRILFISCITKPKYKNQNDEDFNNIYMTIQDEPSVNAQNDYDEINSSSS, encoded by the coding sequence atgataaactTAGATATCGAAAACCTTAATGATATTAACTTAATTTTAGAGAAGTTAGAGGCACATGATAGATTTATCGAAGCTACAATCGAACTTTTTGAAGATGCTGAACAGtatgatgaaaattatgatgaaaatattgataGTGTAAATATAGGTAGTGTAAATATAGGTAGTGAAAATTGcgttattaaaaataaaaaaccaATTCaagatataattaataataaagaaaaaaaatatattttatcaaatataataaatattttaaattatgtttttccagattatgaatttaaatatttaaataattcaaattataaatctataaaaaatttaaataatgttatagataatataaattataatttattttatgtagttgaaaatatttatcgaggttttaataaaaaagtatgggaaattttaaaagaattaatGGATTTTAAATCAtgtgatatatatacatatttaaataatacagATAAAGATCCATATATAGATAAACAAAGTATTTCtagttttaattattttttctttgctaaaaaaacaaaaagaatTCTATTTATATCCTGTATTACTAAgccaaaatataaaaatcaaaatgacgaagattttaataatatttatatgacaATACAAGATGAGCCATCTGTTAATGCCCAAAATGATTACGACGAAATTAATTCATCTAGTTCATAA
- a CDS encoding prohibitin-like protein, putative — protein sequence MWGSKYYISNLRSKRNFIFYQQIYKNIILNNDKKKVCQFYYSNEINRDRNEVAMKDSIRNTNIESVEKMDNQVRKKNEIKFISVKSFSLSIICFVATLFFYCTLQKVPEGYICLLENKEDKTVLPYIYDDLMTFFFNPLKYNVIFMRIIPIHKKYTNIYETVDKKKVKVKLEIKLKPKISFIREIYSSFGINYSTNFIKKELDIDIKNVIKDYKLDTLINLNKNMSYQTNEITADDVIDNIVDRFYDTSIFYKIVILDVLLTFDPVNEEN from the coding sequence ATGTGGGGgagtaaatattatataagcaATTTGAGGAGTAaaagaaattttattttttatcaacagatttataaaaatataattttaaataatgacaaaaaaaaagtttgccagttttattatagtaatgaaataaataggGACAGAAATGAAGTAGCAATGAAAGATAGCATaagaaatacaaatatagaaagtgtagaaaaaatggataaccaagttcgaaaaaaaaatgaaataaaatttattagtGTGAAAAGTTTTAGCTTAAGTatcatttgttttgttgcaacattatttttttattgtacaCTTCAAAAAGTTCCCGAAGGTTATATTTGCttattagaaaataaagaagataAAACAGTTTtaccatatatatatgacgACTTAatgacatttttttttaaccctctaaaatataatgttatatttatgagAATTATTCctattcataaaaaatatacaaatatatatgaaacagttgataaaaaaaaagttaaagtGAAATTAGAAATAAAACTTAAACCTAAAATTTCATTCATTAGAGAAATATATAGTTCCTTTGGTATAAATTATAgtacaaattttataaaaaaagaattagatatagatataaaaaatgttataaaagATTATAAACTTGATACacttataaatttaaataaaaatatgtcgTATCAAACTAACGAAATTACTGCAGATGATGTTATTGATAATATTGTCGATAGATTTTATGATAcctctattttttataaaatagttaTACTCGATGTTTTATTAACGTTTGACCCAGTAAACgaagaaaattaa
- a CDS encoding CDGSH iron-sulfur domain-containing protein, putative, which yields MGNGLIKEKQIDMFRKKGDILNTRNFKAVHVETVYPPLKTSTKISVCRCWKSKKFPYCDNSHQKLQQQGVICGPLLLEVRKSNAVRLN from the coding sequence ATGGGAAACGGATtgataaaagaaaaacaaattgaTATGTTTCGAAAAAAAGgagatatattaaatacgAGAAATTTTAAAGCTGTTCATGTTGAAACTGTTTATCCTCCATTAAAAACTTCAACAAAAATATCTGTTTGTCGATGTTGGAAGTCAAAAAAATTTCCATACTGTGATAATTCACATCAAAAGTTACAACAACAAGGTGTTATTTGTGGTCCATTACTTTTGGAAGTTCGAAAAAGTAATGCTGTTcgattaaattaa
- a CDS encoding small GTP-binding protein sar1, putative, whose product MFIINWFRDILAHLGLSQKSARILFLGLDNAGKTTLLHMLKDDRVAQHVPTLHPHSEELVVGKIRFKTFDLGGHETARRIWRDYFAAVDAVVFMIDTTDRSRFSEAREELKHLLETEELSTVPFVVLGNKIDKPDAASEDELRQHLNLYSNSTISHIKGRTGVRPVELFMCSVIRRMGYAAAFKWISQFLT is encoded by the exons atgtttattataaattg gtTTCGAGACATTTTAGCCCATTTGGGGTTGTCACAAAAGAGCGCtagaatattatttttag GATTGGATAATGCTGGTAAGACGACCTTATTGCATATGCTTAAAGATGATAGAGTTGCTCAACATGTCCCAACTTTACATCCACATTCTGAAGAATTAGTTGTTGGTAAAATAAgatttaaaacatttgaTTTGGGTGGGCATGAAACAGCAAGGAGAATATGGAGAGACTATTTTGCAGCCGTTGATGCAGTTGTGTTTATGATTGACACAACTGATCGATCACGATTTAGTGAAGCAAGAGAAGAgttaaaacatttattaGAAACAGAAGAATTAAGTACTGTTCCATTTGTTGTAttaggaaataaaattgataaacCTGATGCAGCAAGTGAAGATGAACTAAGACAACATTTAAACTTATATTCAAATTCAACTATTAGTCACATTAAAGGACGTACAGGTGTTAGACCAGTCGAACTATTTATGTGTAGTGTTATAAGAAGAATGGGGTATGCAGCTGCCTTTAAATGGATATCTCAATTTTtaacataa
- a CDS encoding mRNA-binding protein PUF2, putative, which produces MQSMFLDETNIKNLKDAQKKFNFKDDLYNLKELNSWSTHYESLNSASDEFLSSPKTLTEDNFPFINDFENSPREKNDKFFEKMKYKDNNNNFDNKLTELAKNKIFTNHNVNLPEQVTNKVPDERKNEKYYDHVIKNEPANDTLESTKEIKQITKDGDLNKIMNDIFFLCFHKNGCEYIIKKLKENDTEEKQIILNSLLIDAKSLCPDMYGSYVAQSIFDLKDEKYKERFTDAFLKHTSFLTLHTYGCRLIQKSLESLSNEYKCKIFKELEDDLITYICHQNGNHVVQKCVEVLPSKNIDTIINIIEEYLSFLSSHAYGCRIVQRIYEIGTPEQINRLNDKIIKKIHLIKNRYGNYVIQKCFEYSDDTVRLLITNEIVNDIYKLSSHKYACNIIEKILLKKEYKYKKKIIKRIVDDISEGNDNIINICKDCYGNFMMQKLLTTCKRKERNLIVKTIIENLDKLKEETYGKYILRAINNLEA; this is translated from the exons ATGCAATCCATGTTTTTGGACGAaacaaacataaaaaatctCAAGGATGCtcaaaaaaagtttaaCTTCAAAGATGATCTATACAATTTGAAAGAGTTAAACTCATGGTCTACACATTATGAAAGTTTGAATTCAGCTAGTGatgaatttttatcttcCCCCAAAACTCTCACCGAAGATAATTTTCCCTTTATTAatgattttgaaaattcACCTCGCGAGAAAAATGACAAATTTTtcgaaaaaatgaaatacaaagacaataataataattttgataataaattaactGAGCTAgccaaaaataaaattttcacaAATCATAATGTAAATTTACCTGAACAAGTCACAAATAAAGTGCCCgatgaaagaaaaaatgaaaaatattatgaccatgtcataaaaaatgagcCAGCCAATGATACATTAGAAAGCACAAAGGAGATCAAACAAATCACAAAAGATGGggatttaaataaaataatgaatgatatattttttttatgctttcataaaaatggatgtgaatatattataaaaaagcttaaagaaaatgacacagaagaaaaacaaataatattaaattctCTTCTAATTGATGCAAAATCATTATGCCCAGACATGTATGGAAGTTATGTAGCTCAAAGTATATTTGATttaaaagatgaaaaatataaagaacgTTTTACGGATGCATTCTTAAAACATACTAGCTTTTTAACATTACACACATATGGCTGTAGACTTATCCAGAAATCATTAGAGTCACTAtctaatgaatataaatgtaaaatttttaaagaattaGAAGACGATTTAATAACTTACATATGCCACCAAAATGGAAATCATGTTGTTCAAAAATGTGTTGAAGTACTAccatcaaaaaatattgatacaattataaatattatagaagaatatttatcatttttaagtTCTCATGCTTATGGATGTAGAATAGTTCAAAGAATTTATGAGATTGGAACACCGGAACAAATCAATAGATtgaatgataaaattattaaaaaaatacacttaataaaaaatagatatGGAAATTATGTTATCCAAAAATGTTTCGAATATTCTGATGATACCGTTAGGCTTCTTATCACTAACGAAATTGTCAACGACATTTACAAGTTATCTTCCCACAAGTATGCCTG CAATAtcatagaaaaaatattacttaAAAAGGAGtacaaatacaaaaaaaaaattatcaaaagAATTGTTGACGACATTTCTGAAGG AAATGACAACATTATAAACATTTGCAAAGACTGTTACGGAAATTTTATGATGCAGAAATTGCTAACAACTTGCAAAAGGAAAGAAAGAAATTTAATAGTAAAAACCATCATTGAAAATTTGGACAAACTAAAGGAAGAAACTTACg gtaaatatattttaagagCTATCAACAATTTAGAGGCATGA
- a CDS encoding bifunctional dihydrofolate reductase-thymidylate synthase, putative, with amino-acid sequence MEDLSEVFDIYAICACCKVLNSNEKASCFSNKTFKGLGNAGGLPWKCNSVDMKHFVSVTSYVNENNYIRLKWKRDKYIKENNVKVNTDGIPSIDKLQNIVVMGKTSWESIPSKFKPLENRINIILSRTLKKENLAKEYSNVIIIKSVDELFPILKCIKYYKCFIIGGASVYKEFLDRNLIKKIYFTRINNAYTCDLLFPDINEDVFKITSISDVYSSNNTTLDFVIYSKTKEINEEINSTNEIYNNICLGVCDEKNKSVDDEDDYTYFSFNKHKENIKINSEHVHNFKIYNSIKYKNHPEYQYLNIIYDIIMHGNKQDDRTGVGVLSKFGYMMKFNLSEYFPLLTTKKLFVRGIIEELLWFIRGETNGNTLLEKNVRIWEANGTREFLDNRKLFHREVNDLGPIYGFQWRHFGAEYTDMYADYKDKGVDQLKNIINLIKNDPTCRRIILCAWNVKDLDQMALPPCHILCQFYVFDGKLSCIMYQRSCDLGLGVPFNIASYSIFTYMIAQVCNLQPAEFIHVLGNAHVYNNHVESLKIQLNRTPYPFPSLKLNPEIKNIEDFTISDFTVQNYVHHDKISMDMAA; translated from the coding sequence ATGGAAGATTTATCTGAAGTATTCgatatatatgcaatttGCGCATGTTGTAAAGTTCTGAACAGTAATGAAAAGGCTAGCTGCTTTAGTAATAAAACTTTTAAGGGACTTGGGAATGCAGGGGGATTACCTTGGAAATGTAATTCAGTAGATATGAAACATTTTGTTTCTGTTACATCATATGTTAATGAGAATAACTATATAAGATTAAAATGGAAAagagataaatatataaaagaaaataatgtaaaagtAAATACTGATGGAATACCCTCCATTGATAAGttacaaaatattgtaGTGATGGGAAAAACAAGCTGGGAAAGTATCCCATCAAAATTTAAACCATTAGAAAatagaataaatattattttatctagaactttgaaaaaagaaaatctTGCAAAAGAATATAGTaatgttattataattaaaagtGTAGATGAGTTATTTCCTATcttaaaatgtataaaatattataaatgttttattattgggGGGGCATCTGTTTATAAAGAATTTTTAGATcgaaatttaataaaaaaaatatattttacaagaataaataatgcTTATACTTGTGATCTTTTATTCCCAGATATTAATGAGGAcgtatttaaaataacGTCAATTAGTGATGTATATAGTAGTAATAACACAACTTTAGATTTTGTAATTTATAGTAAGacaaaagaaataaacGAAGAAATTAATTCCactaatgaaatatataataatatatgtttaggTGTGtgtgatgaaaaaaataaatctgttgatgatgaagatgattatacatatttcagttttaataaacataaagaaaatattaaaataaattctgaacatgttcataattttaaaatatataatagtataaaatataaaaatcatCCTGAATatcaatatttaaatattatatatgatataataatgcaTGGAAATAAACAAGATGATAGAACAGGTGTTGGTGTATTAAGTAAATTTGGATATATGAtgaaatttaatttaagtGAATATTTCCCATTATtaacaacaaaaaaattatttgtaaGAGGTATCATTGAAGAGTTATTATGGTTTATAAGGGGAGAAACAAATGGAAATACattattagaaaaaaatgtaagaATATGGGAAGCTAATGGGACAAGAGAGTTTTTAGATAATAGGAAATTATTTCATAGAGAAGTTAATGACTTAGGGCCGATCTATGGATTTCAATGGAGACACTTTGGTGCTGAATACACAGATATGTATGCTGATTATAAAGATAAAGGTGTTGATcagttaaaaaatattatcaatttaattaaaaatgatccGACATGTAGACGAATTATTTTGTGTGCATGGAATGTAAAAGATTTAGATCAAATGGCATTACCTCCTtgtcatattttatgtcaattttatgtttttgaTGGAAAATTATCATGTATTATGTATCAACGATCTTGTGATTTAGGTCTTGGTGTTCCATTTAATATTGCTTCCTattctatatttacatatatgatAGCACAAGTATGTAATTTACAACCAGCTGAATTTATACATGTATTAGGAAATGCTCATgtttataataatcatGTTGAAAGTTTAAAAATTCAGTTAAATAGAACACCCTATCCTTTCCCTTCTCTTAAATTAAATCcagaaattaaaaatatcgaGGATTTTACAATTTCTGATTTTACTGTCCAAAATTATGTTCATCACGATAAAATCAGTATGGATATGGCAGCTTAA
- a CDS encoding LETM1-like protein, putative: MAWGLINLQKNSLAKICDAQIKKCYFSYYHVQPSRKYVKGKFKNISIPKSLEVRQYVGHKNYKTCSIINGYATNFDKIKIIYYVPSWNYKQFSTSSNPDNNGVGSSNNNEPTSNTSQSEDGQNEIINLIKKNKTKQSINKKESKIVKYCNKGANVFKITFGFIKKTGSIIKIIIFQPSIIKMHYDNLRKNIKHTVDWIKTGILLFLTNMKISKNLIIKRLKGHRLSYSEYKLLIRTINDMFKLIPFSFFIIVPFAEFLLPVVLKIYPNLLPSTFKNNDDNFNNIKKNLYAKQQLSKFLQQLIEEKEKQLNENIGIDSDKKKKILNKFHQQLINKDEEDVNPFLNVNDTLKIAKIFKDEFVLDQMNLKTLQTICHLLGLKPYSIHYHVVLQLRHHFLRLQREDRELIYEGVDNLKKNTLVEICKDRGMNFNTTENEMKLQVKKWLELASIKEIPYILLLYIRCVVVTHAIMDIQNETDKTDPSKSTNENNNLKDKDPKQTIDNKQKLIQEAKEKLDDLKMKEQEIKKNINKETNEDIVQHKEIKTNINFIKKKNKYMQNELSLLKQICDLQHRELQIAFTALTDLAEKKGSCDINEIIKTMSQRLLDIEKHISELNAHKQIEMDEYFYPEEENPDDTVDIKN, translated from the exons ATGGCATGGGGATTAATAAACCTCCAGAAAAATTCGCTCGCAAAGATTTGCGATGCTcaaatcaaaaaatgttaCTTTTCTTATTACCATGTACAACCTTCaagaaaatatgtaaaagggaaatttaaaaatatatctattCCAAAATCGTTAGAAGTTAGACAATATGTGGGccacaaaaattataaaacttGTAGCATTATCAATGGATATGCAACCAATTtcgataaaataaaaatcatatattatgtacCAAGTTGGAACTACAAACAATTTTCAACAAGTTCTAACCCTGACAATAATGGAGTAGGtagtagtaataataatgagcCAACTTCGAATACGTCTCAAAGTGAAGATGGCCAAAATGagattataaatttaattaaaaaaaacaaaacaaaacaatctataaataaaaaagaaagtaaAATTGTTAAATATTGTAATAAAGGAGcaaatgtatttaaaattacattcggatttataaaaaaaactggatctataattaaaattattatttttcaaccatccattataaaaatgcattATGACAATTtacgaaaaaatataaaacacacAGTTGATTGGATTAAAACTGgaatactattatttttaactaatatgaaaatttcaaaaaatttaataataaaaagattAAAAGGACATAGACTTTCATATTcagaatataaattattaatacgaactataaatgatatgtttaaattaattcctttttctttttttataattgtcCCTTTTGCTGAGTTTTTATTACCTGTcgtattaaaaatatatccaaACTTATTACCTTCAACTTTTAAGAACaatgatgataattttaataatattaaaaaaaatttatatgctaAACAACAATTATCTAAATTTTTACAACAACTTATTGAAGAGAAAGAAAAACAgctaaatgaaaatataggAATCGACtcagataaaaaaaaaaaaattttaaataaatttcatcaacaattaataaataaagatgaagaagatgttaatccatttttaaatgttaatgatacattaaaaattgcaaaaatatttaaagatGAATTTGTGCTTGATCaaatgaatttaaaaacattacAAACTATATGCCATTTACTAGGTTTAAAACCATATAGTATTCATTATCATGTTGTTTTGCAATTAAgacatcattttttacgATTACAAAGGGAAGATCGTGAATTAATTTATGAAGGAGtagataatttaaaaaaaaatacacttGTTGAAATATGTAAAGATAGAGGAATGAATTTTAATACTAcagaaaatgaaatgaaGTTACAAGTTAAAAAATGGCTTGAATTAGCTAgtataaaagaaattcCATACATcttattgttatatattagaTGTGTTGTTGTTACTCATGCCATTATGgatatacaaaatgaaaCGGATAAAACAGATCCTTCAAAATCGACCaatgaaaataacaatCTAAAAGATAAAGATCCAAAACAAACCAttgataataaacaaaaattaattcaagaagcaaaagaaaaattagatGATCTTAAAATGAAAGAAcaagaaattaaaaaaaatataaataaagaaactAATGAAGATATTGTACAACataaggaaataaaaacaaatattaattttattaaaaaaaaaaacaaatacatGCAAAACGAGCTCAGCCTTCTCAAGCAAATCTGCGACCTTCAGCATAG AGAGCTCCAAATTGCCTTCACTGCCTTGACAGACCTCGCTGAAAAAAAAGGCTCAT GCGAcattaatgaaataataaaaacaatgtCACAAAGATTGCTAGATATTGAAAAACACATAAGTGAATTAAATGCCCATAAGCAAATCGAAATG gATGAATATTTCTACCCTGAAGAAGAAAACCCAGATGACACTGTGGAcataaagaattaa